From a single Budorcas taxicolor isolate Tak-1 chromosome X, Takin1.1, whole genome shotgun sequence genomic region:
- the XG gene encoding glycoprotein Xg isoform X1 — translation MEAWRDLLFCLTLLCVLLHVRGENGDFDLADALDDPEPTKKPSSGIYPNPRPPYHPQPGNPDNSGNIYPKPRPPYHPQPGNPDGGNIYPRPKPPPPRPQPGNSGGFLSDSDLIDGGRYPPRPPAGGGGGGYQPGQDSYGRGGRYRPGSPGINYGGDGYSTQGNLPGDTIAKIASPIVSVVVVTLIGAAVSYYNRRRNCLRTNEPRTI, via the exons GTGAGAATGGGGACTTTGATTTGGCTGATGCGCTCGATGACCCCG AGCCGACCAAGAAGCCAAGCTCAG GTATCTACCCCAACCCGAGGCCCCCCTACCACCCGCAGCCTGGAAATCCCGacaacagtggaa ATATCTACCCCAAGCCGAGGCCCCCGTACCACCCACAGCCTGGAAATCCCGACGGTGGAA ATATCTACCCAAGGCCGAAGCCGCCGCCTCCTCGCCCGCAGCCTGGTAACAGTGGAG GCTTCCTGAGCGACTCGGACCTCATCGACGGCGGCCGCTACCCACCCAGGCCGCCCGCAG GAGGCGGCGGAGGCGGGTACCAGCCGGGGCAGGACAGCTACG GACGAGGAGGGCGCTACAGACCCGGCTCCCCTGGCATTAATTATG GCGGAGACGGCTACTCCACGCAGGGCAACCTGCCAG GCGACACAATAGCGAAAATTGCATCTCCCATCGTCTCCGTGGTGGTGGTGACGCTGATCGGGGCGGCGGTCAGCTACTATAACCGGAGGAGAAACTGTCTCAGGACAAACG AACCACGGACTATCTGA